A segment of the bacterium genome:
CGCGGCCGTACTTGCCCACAAGCCGTAACCCCGTGGATGCCGACTCCGGCTTGTGATACTCGGTGTAGCGCGAAGCATCCAGCCCACGCTTCTGCAGCCACTCCGCCCTGAACCTCGCCGGCATCCGCGCCAGCGACTCCTGCACGGCGGGACTCTCCTGGAACCCCGGCACTCCGGCCAGAGCGACGGCGGCCAGGAGCGCACCGAATAGAACAGCCACCGGTCTGTTCATAGGGTCAGTGTAACACGCTTGGACCTCGGGTCAAGCGGCGGAATGTCCACAGAGCCGATATTGAAGCCACGAAAGCACGAAAGACACGAAACGAACGGGTGCAGGATGCCACGAGTCCGCTTCACTCCGTTTTCGTGTCTTCGTGGCCATCTATCTCGGATTCAGGGATGTCCCGGCCCCGGAATCTCCCGGCCTCGTGGCCGCAAACAGTGTCCGAACTGCCGGCTTCGGCCCACGATTCTTGACTCTGGTGCTGCTTCGGATAAGATAGCCGCCCATGCTCAAATTGACACCGTTCCATGACCGGCATCTGGCGGCAGGCGGCAAGATGGTCGACTTTGCCGGGTATGACCTGCCGGTCCAGTTCCACGGAATCATACCAGAGCACATCCGGGTGCGCACGACTGTCGGTGTGTTCGACGTTTCCCACATGGGCCGGATAGAAGTCCGCGGCAAGGACGCGCTCGCCTTCGTCAACCGGGTGACGACGAACGACGCGAGCAAGCTGGCGGTCTACCAGGCTCAATACTCGGTCCTCTGTTATCCGGACGGAGGCATCGTCGACGACCTGGTGGTTTACCGGTTGCCGGATTGCTACTTTCTAGTCGTGAACGGCGCGAACAACGAGAAGGACACTGCCTGGCTGCGTGAGCATCTGTCGGGCGATGTCCGGATGGACAACATAACCGACACCCAGGCCCAACTGGCCATCCAGGGCCCTAAGGCCGAGGCGGTCATGCAGAAGATATGTTCCATCCCGCTCTCACCCATCGGGTTCTACTGGGCCGCACACTGCGAGGTCGCAGGTGTGAAGGCGCTCGTTTCCCGGACCGGCTACACGGGCGAGGACGGATTCGAGGCGTACTTCCCGGCCGCGAGCGCGCTGGAGGTTTGGGACTCGATATTCGAGGCCGGCAAGGAGTTCGCCATCGAACCCATCGGGCTCGGCGCCCGCGATACGCTCCGGATGGAGATGAAGATGGCCTTGTACGGCAACGATATCGACAAGACCACGAACCCGATTGAGGCAGGTTTGAGCTGGGTCGTAGCCTTGGACAAGCCGGAGGGCTTTGTCGGCTCCGATGTGCTCAAGAGAATAGAAGAGGAGAAACCGGCACGCAGGCTGGTCTGCCTGGAAATGCAGGACCGCTCGATTGCCCGGCCGCACTACAACATCACGGCCCAGGGACAGACGGTCGGCTCCGTAACCAGCGGCACCCTCTCGCCTTCGCTGAACAAGGGCATCGCTCTGGGCTATGTGAAGCGCCAGTTGACCAAGGCAGGGACCGAAGTTCAGATTGACATCCGCGGCCGCAACGCCGCCGCGCTCATCGTAAAGCCGCCGTTCTACAAGCAGGGCTCCCGGAAACCGAACTAAGACAGGATGATTACCACAAAGACACCAAGACACGAAGCCACCCGGATTTCGGGACCTCTTTGTGCCTTTGTGCCTTGGTGGTTAGTCCCTTCCGTCTCCGCAATTAGAGGAGGATAGATGGCCAGTTTCCCTAACGATCTTAAGTATGCCAAGACCCACGAGTGGCTGAAGCTGGATGGCGATATAGCGACCATCGGCATAACCGACTTCGCCCAGGGCGAGCTGTCGGATATCGTCTACGTCGAGATAACCGCCCTCGGCAAGGCCATCAAGCGCGATGAGCCGATCGGCACCATCGAGGCCGTGAAAGCGGTTTCCGACCTCTACTCGCCGGTCTCCGGGCAGGTCCTGGAGGCCAACGAGTC
Coding sequences within it:
- the gcvT gene encoding glycine cleavage system aminomethyltransferase GcvT; amino-acid sequence: MLKLTPFHDRHLAAGGKMVDFAGYDLPVQFHGIIPEHIRVRTTVGVFDVSHMGRIEVRGKDALAFVNRVTTNDASKLAVYQAQYSVLCYPDGGIVDDLVVYRLPDCYFLVVNGANNEKDTAWLREHLSGDVRMDNITDTQAQLAIQGPKAEAVMQKICSIPLSPIGFYWAAHCEVAGVKALVSRTGYTGEDGFEAYFPAASALEVWDSIFEAGKEFAIEPIGLGARDTLRMEMKMALYGNDIDKTTNPIEAGLSWVVALDKPEGFVGSDVLKRIEEEKPARRLVCLEMQDRSIARPHYNITAQGQTVGSVTSGTLSPSLNKGIALGYVKRQLTKAGTEVQIDIRGRNAAALIVKPPFYKQGSRKPN
- the gcvH gene encoding glycine cleavage system protein GcvH, with the protein product MASFPNDLKYAKTHEWLKLDGDIATIGITDFAQGELSDIVYVEITALGKAIKRDEPIGTIEAVKAVSDLYSPVSGQVLEANESLKDSPATVNQDPYGAGWMAKIKLSDPSELKNMLDVAAYEELARKSAHH